A portion of the Achromobacter sp. MFA1 R4 genome contains these proteins:
- the tssM gene encoding type VI secretion system membrane subunit TssM produces MKRLLGFLFSWRFGAIVVCVLLAAMVWMVGPMVDLGGLRPLEDVVVRVALIGLLVAALAFWLVGWPLWIVSMAALCTLVWFGGPMAAIGEQRPLADAGVRIGVIAVIVLLAALYGAYRLLRLLRTDEALLRRILAPRSDEAQRDASSEVKAVRLVVSKAVGQLKRLRGGPQGWRRLLESKRYLYDLPWYMIIGTPGAGKTTAILNSGLDFPMAEQMGVASLPGAGGTVNCDWWFTNDAVLIDTAGRYSDQDEQGNAEAASVNAAEWQGFLGALRKHRTRAPINGVILAVSVAELLERPGDNGMLASILRTRLADLRQALGIRFPVYVLVTKLDLLPGFDEYFQAMTAEGRSQVWGFTLDYARRESDAQPFDLRARFASEFQLLERRLEDGLNARLVEEYGAARRKRLYPFPQEFRSLAAELSDLLSKVFLDSRYDDVQIQRMLRGVYLSSAQQAERVVNADRNSLFERLRRTLGRLYGGEDVALLSGGREPALMAHRSYFLRNLFKQVMIPESHLVQPNRKWILAQGAARWGVHLASAGLMVWLVSGMVASRANNAQYLGAVGQKADGLTQQASDVPAGVLDAQGVRLLTDAATLAQVEGLDLDAPPLDYRYGLYAAPPVDAAAQATYARMLRKHLLPQVGKTLEGALRTQIARKDADGLYATLGLYLSLYDTRYFESDVLIEWVQRQWARSRHDSEREKSQLAVHLHSLFDTGYEPLPEAERDAAVVEQARALLQERPDATRMYDRAMRALEAAAPPRFTLHQVLGASDAALFSDQAADGDPGVPGLFTYAGYRDVFRKRVGAYIDTVWARESWMLGREGGDGSALSEAQDARRAWRDKERIEREVYTLFLRDYAARWERYIDQIRLVSTAGAGDGPLSVDVATLRALAAANSPLARLGVALSRQTTLSSDVDAENPADSAAAQLAAETAQRRSSAVARASDALTRLAADFDQDKLAEELVDKRFSALREVVTGSPNPGRIDPVKPGAQMQQILQRINEQYTQMAVASSALASASMPPPQDASPALFLTAETLPAPFKRILAGLSQRAANQLGRETGLLLAEQVNAAVGGICRTAISGKFPFAESSQEVDPDDFVQLFGAGGVFDATFQRSLAMHVDTSSSPWRYKPASPGMRPIQGPDLQPFERAAEIRKAFFDGSGAKGLNYRLTGSIVSVDPAITELLLDVDGDSLRYMHGPVSPFSFAWPGPRSGSYLELSARPRVTAESSGVHLSGPWAPLRLLDYGRVTATASSGRALVDFDFDGRHAVLEIGGGRKGNFLTGSLLRGFRCPGGA; encoded by the coding sequence ATGAAACGATTGCTGGGCTTTCTGTTTTCATGGCGCTTTGGCGCCATCGTGGTCTGCGTTCTGCTTGCGGCGATGGTCTGGATGGTCGGGCCGATGGTCGACCTGGGCGGACTGCGGCCGCTGGAGGACGTCGTCGTGCGCGTGGCGCTGATCGGCCTGCTGGTCGCGGCGCTGGCGTTCTGGCTGGTGGGCTGGCCGCTGTGGATCGTGTCGATGGCGGCGCTGTGCACACTGGTCTGGTTTGGCGGACCGATGGCGGCGATCGGGGAACAGCGACCGCTGGCGGACGCCGGCGTGCGCATCGGCGTGATCGCCGTCATCGTGCTGCTGGCGGCCCTGTACGGGGCCTACCGGCTGTTGCGGCTGTTGCGGACCGACGAGGCGCTGCTGCGCCGCATCCTGGCGCCCAGGAGCGACGAGGCGCAGCGGGATGCGTCCTCGGAGGTGAAGGCCGTGCGGCTGGTCGTGTCCAAGGCGGTGGGGCAGCTCAAGCGCTTGCGCGGCGGACCGCAGGGCTGGCGCCGCCTGCTCGAAAGCAAGCGCTATCTGTACGACCTGCCCTGGTACATGATCATCGGCACGCCCGGCGCCGGCAAAACCACGGCCATCCTGAATTCGGGGCTGGACTTTCCCATGGCCGAGCAGATGGGCGTGGCCAGCCTGCCCGGCGCGGGCGGCACGGTGAACTGCGACTGGTGGTTCACCAACGACGCGGTCCTGATCGACACGGCCGGCCGATACAGCGACCAGGACGAACAGGGCAATGCCGAGGCCGCGAGCGTGAACGCCGCCGAATGGCAGGGCTTTCTGGGCGCGCTGCGCAAGCACCGCACGCGCGCCCCGATCAACGGCGTGATCCTGGCCGTGAGCGTGGCCGAGCTGCTGGAGCGGCCGGGCGACAACGGCATGCTGGCGTCGATTCTGCGCACCCGCCTGGCGGACCTGCGCCAGGCGCTGGGCATCCGCTTTCCCGTTTATGTGCTGGTGACCAAGCTGGATCTGCTGCCGGGCTTTGACGAGTACTTCCAGGCCATGACGGCGGAGGGGCGGTCGCAGGTCTGGGGATTCACCCTGGACTACGCGCGCCGCGAGTCCGATGCGCAGCCGTTCGACCTGCGCGCGCGCTTCGCCAGTGAATTCCAGTTGCTGGAACGGCGTCTGGAAGACGGCCTGAACGCACGGCTGGTCGAGGAGTACGGCGCGGCCCGGCGCAAGCGCCTGTACCCGTTTCCGCAGGAGTTCCGCAGCCTGGCGGCGGAACTTTCCGATCTGCTGTCCAAGGTGTTCCTGGATTCGCGCTATGACGATGTGCAGATCCAGCGCATGCTGCGCGGCGTCTATCTGAGCAGCGCCCAGCAGGCGGAACGGGTGGTCAATGCCGACCGGAACTCGCTGTTCGAGCGCCTGCGGCGCACGCTGGGCCGGCTGTACGGCGGCGAGGACGTCGCGCTGCTGTCGGGCGGGCGCGAGCCGGCGCTGATGGCGCATCGCAGCTACTTCCTGCGCAACCTGTTCAAGCAGGTCATGATTCCGGAGTCGCACCTGGTGCAGCCCAACCGGAAATGGATCCTGGCGCAGGGCGCGGCGCGCTGGGGCGTCCATCTCGCGTCGGCGGGCCTGATGGTGTGGCTGGTGAGCGGCATGGTGGCCAGCCGCGCGAACAACGCGCAGTATCTGGGGGCCGTCGGCCAGAAGGCCGACGGGCTGACGCAGCAGGCCAGCGACGTGCCGGCGGGCGTGCTGGATGCACAGGGCGTGCGCCTGCTGACGGACGCCGCGACGCTGGCCCAGGTCGAGGGCCTGGACCTGGACGCGCCGCCGCTGGATTACCGCTATGGCCTGTATGCCGCGCCTCCCGTCGACGCGGCCGCGCAGGCCACCTATGCGCGCATGCTGCGCAAGCATCTGTTGCCCCAGGTGGGCAAGACGCTGGAAGGCGCGTTGCGTACGCAGATCGCGCGCAAGGACGCCGACGGTCTCTATGCGACGCTGGGCCTGTACCTGTCGCTGTACGACACGCGTTATTTCGAGTCCGATGTCCTGATCGAATGGGTGCAGCGGCAGTGGGCGCGCAGCCGCCATGACAGCGAGCGCGAGAAGTCCCAGCTGGCGGTGCACCTGCACTCGCTGTTCGACACCGGCTACGAGCCGCTGCCCGAGGCCGAGCGCGACGCCGCCGTGGTCGAACAGGCCCGCGCGCTGCTGCAGGAGCGTCCCGACGCCACGCGCATGTATGACCGGGCCATGCGTGCGCTGGAGGCCGCGGCGCCGCCGCGTTTCACGCTGCACCAGGTGTTGGGCGCGAGCGATGCCGCCCTGTTCAGCGATCAGGCGGCCGACGGGGACCCGGGCGTGCCCGGGCTCTTCACCTATGCCGGGTACCGCGACGTGTTCCGCAAGCGCGTGGGGGCGTACATCGATACGGTGTGGGCGCGCGAGAGCTGGATGCTCGGGCGCGAAGGCGGCGACGGGTCCGCGCTGTCGGAGGCGCAGGACGCCCGGCGCGCCTGGCGCGACAAGGAGCGCATCGAGCGCGAGGTCTATACGCTGTTCCTGCGCGACTACGCCGCCCGCTGGGAGCGGTACATCGACCAGATCCGGCTGGTCTCCACCGCCGGCGCCGGGGACGGGCCGCTGTCGGTCGACGTGGCCACCCTGCGCGCCCTGGCCGCCGCGAATTCGCCGCTGGCGCGGTTGGGCGTGGCGCTGTCCCGTCAGACGACGCTCTCGTCCGACGTGGATGCCGAGAACCCCGCCGACTCCGCCGCGGCGCAGCTTGCCGCGGAGACGGCCCAGCGCCGCTCCTCGGCCGTGGCGCGCGCCTCGGACGCGCTGACCCGGCTGGCGGCGGACTTCGACCAGGACAAGCTGGCCGAAGAACTGGTCGACAAGCGATTCTCGGCGCTGCGCGAAGTGGTGACGGGATCGCCCAACCCCGGGCGCATCGACCCGGTCAAGCCGGGCGCGCAGATGCAGCAGATCCTGCAGCGCATCAACGAGCAGTACACGCAGATGGCGGTCGCCAGCAGCGCGCTGGCCTCGGCCAGCATGCCGCCGCCGCAGGACGCCAGTCCGGCCTTGTTCCTGACGGCCGAGACGCTGCCCGCGCCGTTCAAGCGCATCCTGGCGGGGCTGTCGCAGCGCGCGGCCAACCAGTTGGGACGCGAGACCGGACTGCTGCTGGCCGAACAGGTCAACGCCGCCGTGGGCGGGATCTGCCGCACGGCCATCTCCGGCAAGTTCCCCTTCGCCGAGTCGTCCCAGGAAGTCGATCCGGACGACTTCGTCCAGCTCTTCGGCGCGGGCGGGGTGTTCGACGCGACGTTCCAGCGGTCGCTGGCGATGCACGTGGACACCAGTTCCAGTCCCTGGCGATACAAGCCGGCCAGCCCCGGCATGCGGCCCATCCAGGGCCCCGATCTGCAGCCCTTCGAGCGCGCCGCCGAGATCCGCAAGGCGTTCTTCGACGGCAGCGGCGCCAAGGGCCTGAACTACCGCCTGACGGGCAGCATCGTGTCCGTGGATCCGGCCATCACCGAACTGCTGCTGGATGTGGACGGCGACAGCCTGCGCTACATGCATGGCCCGGTCTCGCCGTTTTCGTTCGCCTGGCCGGGGCCGCGCAGCGGCAGCTACCTGGAGTTGTCGGCCCGGCCGAGGGTCACCGCGGAGTCGTCGGGCGTGCATCTGTCGGGCCCGTGGGCGCCGCTGCGCCTGCTCGATTACGGCCGCGTCACCGCCACGGCCTCGTCCGGCAGGGCGCTGGTGGATTTCGATTTCGACGGGCGTCACGCCGTGCTGGAGATCGGCGGCGGCCGCAAGGGGAATTTCCTGACCGGGTCGCTGTTGCGCGGCTTTCGCTGTCCAGGGGGCGCGTGA
- a CDS encoding type VI secretion system tube protein Hcp: MAHDIFLKIDGIEGEAEDATHKNEIEVLSWSWGVSQQSNMHMGSGGGAGKATVDDLAFEHYIDRATPNLVQYCLLGKHIKQAQLVVRKSGGNPLEYLKLTMNDVMVTRVNPEGVATDESRPRERVSLSFSSMKQEYILQNAQGGSGGAVTATFDIKKNAA; encoded by the coding sequence ATGGCACACGATATTTTCCTGAAGATCGATGGCATCGAAGGCGAGGCCGAGGACGCAACGCACAAGAATGAAATCGAAGTGCTGAGCTGGTCCTGGGGCGTGTCGCAACAGTCCAACATGCACATGGGGTCGGGCGGCGGCGCGGGCAAGGCCACGGTCGACGATCTGGCATTCGAGCACTACATCGACCGCGCCACGCCGAACCTGGTCCAGTACTGCCTGCTGGGCAAGCACATCAAGCAGGCGCAGCTGGTGGTGCGCAAGTCGGGCGGCAACCCGCTTGAATACCTGAAGCTGACCATGAACGACGTGATGGTCACGCGCGTCAACCCCGAGGGCGTGGCCACCGACGAGTCGCGTCCGCGTGAACGCGTCAGCCTGTCGTTCTCCAGCATGAAGCAGGAATACATCCTGCAAAACGCCCAGGGCGGCAGCGGCGGCGCCGTCACCGCAACCTTCGACATCAAGAAGAACGCGGCCTGA
- the tssC gene encoding type VI secretion system contractile sheath large subunit: MAVKQKIADNVAPQPEAGHSDFTNLLAREFKPKTDQARAAVERAVQTLAEQALQNVVRVSDDAYKSIAAIIGEIDRKLSEQINLVLHHPEFQQLESAWRGLHHLVNNTETDEKLKIRFMDLSKEDLRRTMKRYKGLAWDQSPIFKQVYEEEYGQLGGEPYGCLVADYYFDHTPHDVDLLGSIAKVAAASHAPFITGAAPSVLQMDSWQELANPRDLTKIFTQNLEYAPWNALRNSEDARYIGLAMPRFLSRLPYGAKTNPVDEFDFEEATDGADHRKYVWSNAAYAMAVNINRSFKEYGWCTLIRGVESGGVVDNLPCHTFPTDDGGVDMKCPTEIAISDRREAELSKNGFIPLIHRKSTNYAAFIGAQSLQKPAEYYDADATANANLSARLPYLFACSRFAHYLKCIVRDKIGSFKERDEMQSWLNEWVMNYVDADPANSSQETKARRPLAAAEVVVEDVEGNPGYYQAKFFLRPHFQLEGLTVSLRLVAKLPTVKAAA; the protein is encoded by the coding sequence ATGGCAGTCAAGCAAAAAATCGCCGACAACGTCGCTCCCCAACCCGAAGCCGGGCATTCTGACTTCACCAACCTGTTGGCGCGCGAGTTCAAGCCCAAGACCGATCAGGCGCGCGCCGCCGTCGAGCGCGCCGTGCAGACGCTGGCCGAGCAGGCGCTGCAGAATGTCGTGCGCGTGTCCGACGATGCCTACAAGAGCATCGCGGCCATCATCGGTGAAATCGACAGGAAGCTGTCCGAGCAGATCAACCTGGTCCTGCATCATCCGGAGTTCCAGCAGCTGGAAAGCGCCTGGCGCGGACTGCATCACCTGGTCAACAACACCGAGACCGACGAAAAGCTCAAGATCCGGTTCATGGATCTGTCCAAGGAAGACCTGCGCCGCACCATGAAGCGCTACAAGGGTCTGGCGTGGGATCAAAGCCCGATCTTCAAGCAGGTGTATGAAGAAGAATACGGGCAGCTGGGCGGCGAGCCCTACGGCTGCCTGGTGGCCGACTACTACTTCGACCACACGCCGCACGACGTCGATCTGCTGGGGTCGATCGCCAAGGTGGCGGCCGCGTCGCATGCGCCGTTCATCACCGGGGCGGCGCCCTCGGTGCTGCAGATGGACTCCTGGCAAGAGCTGGCCAATCCGCGCGACCTGACCAAGATCTTCACGCAGAACCTCGAATACGCGCCGTGGAATGCGCTGCGCAATTCCGAGGACGCGCGCTACATCGGCCTGGCGATGCCGCGCTTTCTCTCGCGCCTGCCTTATGGCGCCAAGACAAACCCGGTCGACGAGTTCGACTTCGAGGAAGCCACCGACGGCGCCGATCACCGCAAGTATGTGTGGTCCAACGCGGCCTACGCGATGGCGGTGAACATCAACCGCTCGTTCAAGGAATACGGCTGGTGCACGCTGATCCGCGGCGTCGAAAGCGGCGGCGTCGTCGACAACCTGCCTTGCCATACGTTCCCCACGGACGACGGCGGCGTGGACATGAAGTGCCCCACCGAGATCGCCATTTCCGATCGCCGCGAGGCCGAGCTCTCCAAGAACGGCTTCATCCCGCTGATTCATCGCAAGAGCACCAACTACGCGGCCTTCATCGGCGCCCAGTCGTTGCAGAAGCCCGCCGAATACTACGACGCCGACGCCACCGCGAACGCCAATCTGTCGGCACGGCTTCCGTACCTGTTCGCCTGCTCGCGCTTCGCGCATTACCTGAAGTGCATCGTGCGCGACAAGATCGGCTCGTTCAAGGAACGCGACGAGATGCAGTCGTGGCTGAACGAATGGGTCATGAACTACGTCGACGCCGATCCGGCCAACAGTTCGCAGGAGACCAAGGCGCGTCGCCCGCTGGCCGCGGCGGAAGTCGTGGTCGAGGACGTGGAGGGCAACCCGGGCTACTACCAGGCCAAGTTCTTCCTTCGGCCGCACTTCCAGCTTGAAGGCCTGACCGTATCGCTGCGCCTGGTTGCCAAGCTGCCTACCGTCAAGGCGGCGGCGTAG
- the tssJ gene encoding type VI secretion system lipoprotein TssJ, protein MNTTEIFRCLAGRARPWGVLASVLLAMSLSACASQGDAPEKTVSLDILIEADARVNADAQGRPAPIQVRVFELKSRSVFEEADFFSLQGKPRQVLGGDLAESDDLVLRPGDAKRIQRRADPETVAIGVVAGYRDLGRSVWRATFTMPPRQAQSWYSSSSQTVRVRIKAGADTVAVTQAD, encoded by the coding sequence ATGAACACTACCGAGATTTTCCGCTGTTTGGCCGGTCGTGCGCGGCCATGGGGCGTGCTGGCGTCGGTGCTGCTCGCGATGTCGCTGTCGGCGTGCGCGAGCCAGGGCGATGCGCCCGAAAAGACGGTCAGCCTGGATATCCTGATCGAGGCGGACGCGCGTGTGAACGCCGATGCGCAGGGCCGCCCGGCGCCGATCCAGGTCCGCGTCTTCGAGCTGAAGTCCCGGTCGGTCTTCGAGGAAGCCGACTTCTTTTCGCTGCAGGGCAAGCCGCGCCAGGTGCTGGGCGGCGATCTGGCCGAATCCGACGACCTGGTGCTGCGGCCGGGCGACGCCAAGCGCATCCAGCGCCGCGCCGACCCCGAGACGGTGGCCATCGGCGTGGTGGCCGGCTACCGCGACCTGGGGCGCAGTGTGTGGCGCGCCACCTTCACGATGCCGCCCCGGCAAGCCCAGAGCTGGTACAGCTCGTCCAGCCAGACGGTGCGCGTGCGGATCAAGGCCGGCGCCGACACCGTCGCCGTCACGCAAGCGGACTGA
- the tssL gene encoding type VI secretion system protein TssL, long form, with amino-acid sequence MNAPGFDVRTFDLLTGTAAGRPASAPPEPPKAVEIALDDEGAAADLASRLDAVKAAHNPLLEAAGPLLRLLASMPDNLPDQTAILALRQLLMREIGQFQNLCDKAGVPWKQVAVARYCLCTALDEAANRSAWGAGGVWAAQGLLIAFEGEVDGGEKFFLLIGRMASDPDEYAGTLEVLYHILGLGFEGRYSVVADGHRHLEQIRQRLAALVARARDSATSELSVNWRGEGPISGGARRVFPAWLSASLAFLVCAAVFGYLLDEVGTQRDTLAHRILQVGLDPLPQESVATPAVAAQAPAASRLRLAELLKEEIARGLVKLREEPKRTLVTFPGDTMFVSGRSDVYAPMVAVLERVADEVKRVDGKIEVVGYTDNQPIRTRQFPDNQTLSQKRAEFVRDIFLKRGLTPQQAVAAGRGEQSPLGDNATPEGRAQNRRVELYVTSY; translated from the coding sequence ATGAATGCGCCCGGATTTGATGTCAGGACGTTCGACCTGCTGACCGGCACGGCCGCGGGCAGGCCGGCAAGCGCGCCGCCTGAGCCGCCCAAGGCGGTGGAGATCGCGCTGGATGACGAGGGGGCGGCGGCCGACCTGGCAAGCCGGCTGGACGCGGTCAAGGCCGCGCACAATCCGCTGCTCGAGGCGGCCGGGCCGCTGCTGCGGCTGCTGGCCTCCATGCCCGACAACCTGCCCGACCAGACCGCCATCCTGGCGCTGCGTCAATTGCTGATGCGCGAGATCGGGCAGTTCCAGAACCTGTGCGACAAGGCGGGGGTGCCCTGGAAGCAGGTGGCCGTGGCGCGCTACTGCCTGTGCACGGCCCTGGACGAGGCCGCCAACCGCAGCGCCTGGGGCGCGGGCGGCGTCTGGGCGGCGCAAGGCCTGCTGATCGCCTTCGAGGGCGAAGTGGATGGCGGGGAAAAGTTCTTCCTGCTCATCGGCCGGATGGCCAGCGATCCTGACGAGTACGCCGGCACGCTGGAAGTCCTGTATCACATCCTGGGCCTGGGATTCGAAGGCCGCTACAGCGTGGTGGCCGATGGCCACCGCCATCTGGAGCAGATCCGGCAGCGCCTGGCGGCGCTGGTGGCGCGGGCGCGCGATTCGGCGACGAGCGAGCTGTCGGTGAACTGGCGCGGCGAGGGCCCGATTTCCGGCGGCGCCCGCCGCGTGTTCCCGGCCTGGCTCAGCGCGTCCCTCGCGTTTCTGGTCTGCGCCGCGGTCTTCGGCTACCTGCTCGACGAGGTCGGCACGCAGCGCGACACCCTGGCGCATCGCATTCTGCAGGTCGGACTGGACCCGTTGCCTCAGGAAAGCGTCGCGACCCCGGCAGTGGCGGCGCAGGCGCCGGCCGCCTCGCGGCTGCGCCTGGCGGAACTGCTGAAAGAAGAAATCGCGCGCGGGCTGGTGAAGCTGCGCGAGGAACCCAAGCGCACGCTCGTCACCTTCCCGGGCGACACGATGTTCGTGTCCGGGCGCAGCGACGTGTACGCCCCGATGGTCGCGGTGCTGGAGCGCGTGGCCGACGAGGTCAAGCGCGTGGACGGCAAGATCGAGGTGGTGGGCTACACGGACAACCAGCCGATCCGCACGCGCCAGTTCCCGGACAACCAGACGCTGTCGCAGAAGCGGGCCGAGTTCGTCCGCGACATCTTCCTCAAGCGCGGACTGACGCCGCAGCAGGCGGTCGCCGCCGGCCGGGGCGAGCAAAGCCCGCTGGGCGACAACGCAACACCGGAAGGCCGCGCGCAGAACCGTCGCGTCGAACTGTACGTGACCTCGTACTGA
- the tssK gene encoding type VI secretion system baseplate subunit TssK, with product MSLYSKVVWSEGLFLIPQLFQQQERYLEFFAHKRAAPAGPFFWGFSRYEIDHEALSFGKIALQKGAGVFPDGTPFDIPAHEHPPAPLTVLPEHLNQRIFLAVPLRLPDVDETMFRPDPGSMARYVAFEKEMADSNVIGQGPKEVQLAHLQLRLLPEKELTQSWIGVAVGRVKSILADGSVTLHDGDFIPPVSACAANPLLVQWGQQLQGLIKLRADALASRLSSGQGSVTSAAEVSDYLLLQILNRYDPLMDHICRVGETPPETLYTTLAMLAGDLATYVRPQSRRPQPAPGYDHAQLYSSIQPLVAEVHSLLNQVLVRSAQPIALVEQAHGIRTATLMPSELQGYANLVLAVSAQMAPDQLLQQFVSQTKISHPHRLPELIRSHLPGVGLSPLPVPPRQIPFAAGNVYFELSRSGPLWDQIARQGGLALHIAGHFPELKLELWGVRSR from the coding sequence ATGAGCCTCTACAGCAAAGTCGTCTGGAGCGAGGGCCTGTTCCTCATTCCGCAGTTGTTCCAGCAGCAGGAACGCTACCTGGAGTTCTTCGCGCACAAGCGCGCCGCGCCCGCGGGGCCGTTCTTCTGGGGCTTCTCGCGGTATGAGATCGACCATGAAGCCCTGTCGTTCGGCAAGATTGCCCTGCAAAAGGGGGCGGGCGTGTTTCCCGACGGCACGCCCTTCGACATTCCCGCCCACGAGCATCCGCCGGCGCCGCTGACGGTGCTGCCGGAGCATCTGAACCAGCGCATCTTCCTGGCCGTCCCGCTGCGCCTGCCCGACGTGGACGAAACGATGTTCCGGCCGGATCCGGGATCGATGGCGCGCTACGTGGCATTCGAAAAGGAAATGGCCGACAGCAATGTGATCGGCCAGGGCCCCAAGGAAGTCCAGCTTGCGCACCTGCAGCTGCGGCTGCTGCCCGAGAAGGAACTGACGCAGTCGTGGATCGGCGTGGCGGTGGGGCGCGTCAAGTCGATCCTGGCCGATGGCTCGGTGACTTTGCACGATGGCGACTTCATTCCGCCGGTCAGCGCCTGCGCGGCCAACCCGCTCCTCGTGCAGTGGGGACAGCAGTTGCAGGGGCTGATCAAGTTGCGCGCCGATGCGCTGGCCAGCCGGCTGTCCAGCGGGCAGGGCAGCGTGACCTCGGCCGCGGAAGTGTCGGACTACCTGTTGCTGCAGATCCTGAACCGCTACGACCCGTTGATGGATCACATCTGCCGGGTTGGCGAGACGCCGCCCGAAACCCTGTACACCACGCTGGCGATGCTGGCGGGCGACCTGGCCACCTATGTCCGGCCGCAGTCGCGGCGGCCGCAGCCCGCGCCGGGCTACGACCATGCGCAGCTGTATTCCAGCATCCAGCCGCTGGTCGCCGAAGTGCACAGCCTGCTCAATCAGGTGCTGGTGCGCAGCGCGCAGCCCATCGCGCTGGTGGAGCAGGCGCATGGCATCCGCACGGCGACGCTCATGCCGTCGGAACTGCAGGGCTACGCCAACCTGGTGCTTGCCGTCAGCGCGCAGATGGCGCCGGACCAGCTGCTGCAGCAGTTCGTGTCGCAGACCAAGATATCGCACCCGCACCGCTTGCCCGAGCTGATCCGCTCGCACCTGCCGGGCGTGGGGCTGTCGCCGCTGCCGGTCCCGCCGCGCCAGATTCCGTTTGCCGCGGGCAATGTGTATTTCGAGCTGAGCCGCTCCGGACCGCTATGGGACCAGATCGCGCGGCAAGGCGGGCTGGCCTTGCATATTGCCGGGCATTTTCCCGAACTGAAACTTGAATTGTGGGGAGTTCGAAGCCGATGA